The Variovorax sp. RA8 genomic sequence GCAACGTGCAAGCAGCCTGCCCTCAGCGCGAGCCGCGAGTACCAGCCCACGCTCCGATTGCGCGAGGCGGGCGCAGACGGCGCGTCCGATACCGCCGCTCGCGCCCGTAACAAC encodes the following:
- a CDS encoding SDR family NAD(P)-dependent oxidoreductase gives rise to the protein MSNDCRLVVVTGASGGIGRAVCARLAQSERGLVLAARAEGRLLARCDELRRSAQAAMQRSSGVTE